From a single Osmerus mordax isolate fOsmMor3 chromosome 6, fOsmMor3.pri, whole genome shotgun sequence genomic region:
- the si:cabz01093077.1 gene encoding C-C chemokine receptor type 1, giving the protein MPQLYTCMLSFTTTLTCFNRLNAIFLLTSKMFTTEDYDYSATHMPCDTNPGLVQGSYHMLLYLLFFLGLTGNVTVLWVLIRYIKLKSMTDVCLLNLALSDLVVVLTLPLWASLQQQYSGDGLCKVMSGAYQLGLYSGTFFVTLMSVDRYLAIVHAVAAMRARTLRYGTVASVVIWALSLAAALPQAVFAQLEDEDGAFSCQTHYPENVATSWKMYHNFTENVVSLFICLPVIVYCYVCILVVLLRLRNSKKDRAMKLILGIVCMFVICWVPYNVAVFLLTLQMFNIGSSCEMSVRVNAALQVTQIIALTHCCVNPVIHAFVGEKFRNCLRLVLSKNLFCKRLVRHTATLSRGSENETSNTPV; this is encoded by the coding sequence ATGCCTCAGCTTTACACTTGTATGCTATCTTTCACCACAACCTTGACGTGTTTTAACCGTTTAAATGCGATCTTTCTCCTCACCAGCAAGATGTTCACCACCGAGGACTATGACTACTCCGCCACCCACATGCCCTGTGACACCAATCCCGGCCTGGTGCAGGGTTCCTACCACATGCTCCTCTATCTGTTGTTCTTTCTGGGACTGACGGGGAACGTCACCGTTCTCTGGGTTCTCATCCGCTACATCAAACTCAAGTCCATGACGGACGTGTGTCTGCTGAACCTGGCTCTGTCAGACCTGGTTGTTGTCCTCACGCTGCctctctgggcctccctgcagcAGCAGTATTCTGGGGACGGGCTGTGCAAGGTGATGTCCGGTGCGTACCAGCTGGGCCTCTACAGCGGCACCTTTTTTGTGACTCTGATGAGCGTGGATCGCTACCTGGCAATCGTCCACGCTGTGGCAGCCATGAGAGCGAGGACCCTGCGCTACGGGACCGTGGCGAGCGTTGTCATCTGGGCTCTGTCTCTGGCCGCGGCGCTGCCGCAGGCCGTCTTCGCACAACTCGAAGACGAGGACGGCGCCTTCAGTTGTCAGACGCACTACCCAGAAAACGTGGCGACGTCGTGGAAAATGTACCACAACTTTACCGAAAACGTAGTGAGCCTGTTCATTTGCCTGCCTGTTATAGTGTACTGCTACGTTTGCATTCTGGTTGTGTTACTGAGGTTACGTAACTCCAAAAAGGACAGGGCCATGAAGCTCATTCTCGGGATAGTTTGTATGTTTGTAATCTGTTGGGTGCCGTACAACGTCGCGGTGTTTCTGCTCACACTGCAGATGTTCAACATAGGTAGCAGCTGTGAAATGTCAGTGCGGGTGAATGCGGCTTTACAGGTGACACAGATCATCGCTCTGACCCACTGCTGTGTCAATCCAGTAATCCATGCGTTTGTCGGAGAAAAATTTAGAAATTGCCTCCGTCTCGTGTTATCTAAAAATCTTTTCTGTAAGCGCTTGGTCCGACACACCGCCACTCTGAGCCGAGGGTCGGAAAATGAGACTTCAAACACGCCTGTATGA
- the LOC136944730 gene encoding C-C chemokine receptor type 4-like: MSGEPEYSGYYYEEEDLHAPCNNSSVQAFGRVFLPVLYSLVFLLGAVGNSVVVCVLLKHYNQINMTDICLFNLALADLLFILSLPFMAHYAAASDWSFGDFMCRLVTGCHNIGFYGSIFFMVAMSVDRYVVILHTHSVARHRSVRVGAVLSVLVWLASLCASLPTLTFTRVEEGRCGQEFPAGTMWRQFSYLEMNILGLFLPLLIMGVCYSRIIPTLANIKTVKKHKAIKLIFIIIVAFFCFWTPYNMAIFLRYLQTIAVVSADCDVSNSIDLALQWTETIAFSHCCLNPIIYAFAGQKFRSCVQKQLRAWLPGVFPPSATSELSDLRSSVLSKSSDMMSTIVA, from the exons ATGTCTG GCGAGCCTGAATACTCAGGCTATTACTACGAGGAAGAGGACCTCCATGCACCGTGCAACAACTCCAGCGTGCAGGCGTTCGGCCGCGTGTTCCTGCCCGTCCTCTACAGCCTAGTGTTCCTCCTGGGCGCCGTGGGCAACAGCGTGGTGGTTTGTGTGCTGCTGAAGCACTACAACCAGATCAACATGACGGACATCTGCCTGTTCAACCTGGCCCTGGCCGACCTACTCTTCATCCTGTCCTTGCCGTTTATGGCCCACTACGCCGCCGCATCCGATTGGTCCTTTGGGGACTTCATGTGTCGCTTGGTCACTGGATGCCACAACATCGGTTTCTACGGCAGCATCTTCTTCATGGTGGCCATGAGTGTTGACCGCTATGTGGTCATACTTCACACTCACTCTGTGGCCAGGCACCGATCTGTCCGGGTGGGGGCAGTCCTCTCTGTGCTGGTGTGGTTGGCCAGCCTGTgcgcctctctccccaccctcaccttcACACGGGTGGAGGAAGGGCGGTGTGGACAGGAGTTTCCCGCCGGGACCATGTGGCGCCAGTTTAGCTACCTGGAGATGAACATCCTgggtctcttcctccctctcctgatcATGGGGGTCTGCTATTCTAGAATCATCCCCACCTTGGCCAACATCAAAACCGTCAAGAAGCACAAAGCCATCAAACTGATCTTCATCATAATCGTTGCGTTCTTCTGTTTCTGGACCCCGTACAACATGGCGATCTTCCTGCGCTATCTGCAAACCATAGCGGTTGTTTCGGCTGACTGTGACGTTTCCAATAGCATCGACCTGGCTTTGCAGTGGACAGAGACCATCGCTTTCTCTCACTGCTGTTTGAATCCCATCATCTACGCTTTCGCAGGACAGAAGTTCAGGAGTTGTGTTCAGAAGCAGCTGAGGGCGTGGTTGCCGGGGGTTTTCCCGCCATCTGCGACGAGCGAGCTGTCAGACCTAAGGAGCTCAGTGTTGTCCAAGTCGTCTGACATGATGTCTACCATCGTGGCATGA